Within Sorangiineae bacterium MSr11367, the genomic segment TCGGAGAGGGCGCGGAACGTCACGCGGGTGGTCACCGTCTCGGCGTGAAATGGCACGATGCCCGCGTCCTCGCCCGTAAAGGCGAGAAGAAAGCGCGTCTTCACCTCGTGCGTGTCGCCTGCCAGGCCGCGCACCATGTCCTCGGCGTCTTCCACGCTCGAGGGCTTGCCCAGGATTTGATCCCGGTGAATGACGCTGGTATCGGCCACGAGGACGATGGCGCGTTGGCGTTCGCCTGCATCGAGCAGCCCGTGGATCGCCGCGAGCTTCGCCCGGACGATGCGATCCAGGTAAACCTCGGGCGCCTCACCCTCGTGCACGCTTTCGTCCACCTGCGGGATGCGCACGATGAACGGAATCCGCAGGGCTTCCAGGATTTCGCGCCGTCGCGGCGAGCCACTGCCCAGGATGATGCGTTTCACGGGGTCATTCGGCGAGATCGACACTTCGGCGCTCTACTACCATGATAACGTGCCCGCGCATGCGCCGATCGCGGCCTCCTTCCTTTCACGTGTTCCGTTCGGTCGTTCCCTCGCTTCTCGCATCGTCCGTCGCGTTGGCCTCGTACGAAGCAGCCGCCGCGCCGAGCAGCTGCGACAACCCGCAGACCAACACGTGCATCAACGCCGAGACTCTGTGGCCCAACCCGGGTCCGTCCCGCTTCGTCGGCGTCGGTGGAACCGAGACGGTGGCGCCGGCGCATCTTGGCTTCGGGCTGCTCGCCTCGTACCTGTCGCGTCCCATCGTGCTCCACTTGCCGTCGCCCGCCCCCACGGGCACGGACGTGAATGCCCTCGACAACCAGATCAACGCGAACTTCCTCTTCGCCTACGGCATCACGAAACAACTCGAGCTCGATCTCGCGCTGCCGCTCACGCTGATCCAGAGCGGCAGCGGCATCAGCGGGCTGACCGCGGGCGATCGGCTGCACAGCACGGCCATGCGCGATCTGCGTTTCGGCTTCGCGTACGCCATCCTGCCGCGTTTGGAGCCGGAGCAACCCTTCGCGCTGACCGCGCGGCTCGTGGTGTCGGCCCCCACCGGGGACAGCGATCAGTTCGCACGCGACAAGAGCGCGGTGTTCGCACCGTCGCTGGCCGCGGACTATCGCCGTGGCAAGTTCTTCGCGGGCCTGGAGCTCGGGGCGCGCATCCGCGAGACGTCGGAGTTCGTCGGCGGGCGCGTGGGCACGCAGGGCTATGCGGCCCTTGGTTTCGGCTTCGACATTCTCCGGAACGACCTTCTGAGCGTCACCGGTGAGGCGCGCGTGCTGCCTATTTTTCCCGAGCAGCACGACCTCGTCCAGGACGGAGCTTTTCTTCGAAGCGAACCGAATGGCAAGCACCTCGTCCCGGCGGAATGGACCGCCGGCGTCCGCAGCGCGCCCTTCGAAAAGACCGACGTGGCCTTCCAGGTCAGCGGCGGAGGCGCG encodes:
- a CDS encoding Maf family protein produces the protein MKRIILGSGSPRRREILEALRIPFIVRIPQVDESVHEGEAPEVYLDRIVRAKLAAIHGLLDAGERQRAIVLVADTSVIHRDQILGKPSSVEDAEDMVRGLAGDTHEVKTRFLLAFTGEDAGIVPFHAETVTTRVTFRALSEDEVRDYAASGEGLDKAGAYAVQGFGASLVSRIEGSYSNVVGLPACELVVALRRHAQP